Below is a genomic region from Nitrospiraceae bacterium.
ATTGCTGCTCGACTGGCACGACTACCCCGGTGCGATTGCGGCCCTCGAGCAGGCGGTGCAATTGGGACAGCAGGATGCTGAGACGTATTACTGGTTAGGGCGTGGCTTGATGGGGAAGAGTGACTGGCCTGCGGCTGCTGCGGCCTTTGAGACCGCGACACGAATGAAGCCCGATGACGCGGAAGCCTATGCGGACTTAGGGCTGGTCCGGATGGTGCAGGGTGACGTGACAGGTGCGACAGAGGCGCTTCGCGCCTCGATCGAGTTGAAACCGGACAATGCGGACGCGCACGCGCTTCTGGAGACGCTCACCCTCCATCACTCCGATCGTGACCAGGCGATCCAAGCCGCGCAGAAGGTTCTGGCCGTAATGTTTCGTCGATAGCCCCCCGTTCACGGGGTCCAGTCCGGTTTTGCGTCGATTGTGGAGAGGACGATCGCCTGCACGTAGAGTTGGTGTCCATAGGGTTGTTCCCACGTCTTCAGAAGCAGTAAGTGATGATCCCGCACCTCGATCCATCCGAGCGGTACCCACCCGGGAAGTAACGGAAGTTCCCCTTTGACGCAGGTTTTCCCACACAAGTTGACCCAGGGGTGCCCAGCCTCGCCCGCGCCATAGAGCCAGACAGCGTACCGGCCTTCGGGCAACTTGGACGTCGTGCGGATCGGCGAGACGCCGGGAAGCGGCTGGCGGAACATGACCACTCGATCGGCCTGTTCGCGCGGGACACCGCACCGGCTGCCCAAGGCATAGACCCAGAGCGCATACTCGCCCGAATCGGCTTTGCAATCTTCGAACGCGACGTCCGTCGCGCCCTTCCAATCGGAAGCGCGAAAGATCTGAGAGGTCGGTGGCGATGGGACAGGGCGAGAATTTTCTTCTCCGGTTGCCGGACTCATCGTGACGAGGAGAAGCACCAGCCCGGAGACGAGCCCGAATAGCATCAGCAGACGGAGTCGAACCATGTTGCGCTTGTAGCTGACTGTTATATGGTTGGTCAACGGATCAAGAAAAGAAGTGAGGTCGGTCCGGCCTCTCGAACGCAATGTCGATCTCGCGAGATGTCACTCTCTGTCGAGTCATCCGGTTGACACTGCGCTCTGTAGAACGTAGCCTCTCTTCGTTTCAACTCGACGAATAGATCGTTCACCTAAACAGACATTTGACGATGGATTGGTTGATGCTGATCGGCTTGCTTGTTCTGGTTGTCGCGTGCGGTGTCGCGTCCTTCTCTGTGTATTCGTTCGTCGCCCGAACCAAGAAGGAGTTCCGTGAGACTCAACCCAGTCTGAGGATCTCCAATCTCTCGGCCATGAATGCGGGGAACGTCCTGACTCTCTCTCCTGAGATCGAAAACGTGGGTCGAGGAGTCGCGTATGATTGTGTGATGCATCTGGGTGGCTGGGAGGGGAATTTCGCGATCAAGAAGGTTCATCCTCATGGCCCACGACAACAGAAACACATGGCCTCGATTGTCTTAGGCCCGGATGCAGCGCTCCGCGCGAAGCCAATGACCAACGGGTATCTCCGACTCAGTTATCGAGATCGCTGGGGGCTCAAGTATGAATGTTGGTATCCGGTCGCGCAATTCAAGAGCGTGGCCATTCCTCCCTACCATGTTCAGATCGACCTCGAACATCCTGAATTGACAGAGCCGAACCCTTCCTTCTGGGAAATGCAGAAATTTCTTCGACGGAGCTCCCTCTCCAACTGACCGACAGCGTCGCCAGCCGCTTCTTTCACAGCGGCCCGTGTTCCTTTTTTTGCTTTCGTTGCAGGTTTCTCCTTGAAACGGAGCCGGCCTATCGCTATTTTTCTTTCATGCCTCGTAAACGCGTCGTCATCATCGGGGGCGGTTTTGGAGGCCTCACAGTCGCGCAATCGCTCCGCACTGCCGATGTCGTGCTCGTCGACAGGACGAATCATCATCTCTTTCAACCGCTCCTCTATCAGGTCGCCACCGCTGCCCTGTCTCCCGGCGATATCGCCTGGCCGCTCCGCACCATCTTTCGTCGGAGACTCCATGTCCGCGTCATGATGGATGAGGTCCTGTCCATCGATCGTGCAGCGCGTCTGCTTCGATTACGCGAGAGCGGGCCGATCGCGTTCGACGTCCTCATCCTGGCGCCGGGATCGCGACACTCCTATTTCGGCCACGACTCGTGGGAACAGTCCGCGCCTGGACTCAAGACCATGGCCGACGCGGTTCAACTTCGGGAGAAGATGCTGCTGACGTTTGAGGAAGCCGCGCGACAGCGAGCCGCCACTCCGACAGAAACCCGACTCACATTCGTGATCGTTGGTGGAGGTCCCACCGGCGTCGAGTTGGCCGGTGCACTGGCCGAGATCGGGCGGAAGGCTTTGGGGCCTGACTTTCCGACGCTGCGTCTCGAGGACCTCGCCATCCTGCTCGTGGAAGCCGGTCCTCGTATTCTGCCCGGCTTCAGCTCCGATCTTTCCGCGAACGCCGCTACTGCGCTGGAACGCATGGGAGTCACGATCAAGCTGAACAGCCCGGTGACTGATGTTCGCAGTGATGGCGTGATGATCGGTGACGAATTCATTCAATCCACGAATATCATCTGGGCCGCAGGTAATAAGGCGTCGCCTCTGCTCACGTCGCTTGCGGTTTCTCAAGACGGCGCCGGCCGCGTCAAGGTCCGACCGGATTTGACGATTCCGGGTGATCCGTGGGTCTTTGTTATCGGCGACGCCGCTCATTGTATTGGCTCGGATGGGAACCCGCTGCCGGCATTGGCTCCTGTCGCCATGCAGCAAGGCCGCTATGTTGCGAAGCTCATTCGATATGAAACTCCTCCAGAGCAGCGCCGGCCGTTTGCATACGCGGATCGAGGGATGCTGGCGACCATCGGCCGGGCTCAGGCGGTCGCACAGATCGGTCCGTTTCACTTCTCCGGACTCATGGCGTGGCTGCTCTGGTGCATCGTTCATATTTTCTTCCTGATTGGGTTCCGCAATCGTGTACGGGTGATGCTGGAATGGATGTGGTACTACATCACGTTCAAGCCCGGCGCGAGAGTCATCTATCAACTTCCACAACTCCCCCGAGGACAGTTTCCTCCTGAAAAGTAACCTGGCCTCACTCTCGAACCTGAATCCAATCCGATAATTCCGTGAATCGGTTCTGATGCGACGACCATTGGCGGGAGGGCTGGTCTCCTCGAAACCGTGTTTCCCTGTTGAGGTAGAACTCATCGTCAGATCAGTCGGTTGTAAAGATCTTCTCAATGCTCAGTGTGAAAGCCAGGCATGGCATGACTGATGCTCATTTATTAGGTCGGAGATTAAGAGCAATTGTTAGGGGCATGCCACCCGCAAGGAGGCGAGCCATGAAGCGGGAGAACAAAAGCAGAACAATTGGCGGACTTAGGCGGAGCGTGATTAAGTTTACCGTCACGTGGATCTGCGCGGCAGGCATCTTCAACCTGTTAGGAGTCCCCGTAGCTCCGGCGCTGGCCGAGATGAACCGGGGTGCTTCTATAGCACTAGGAGCAGGAGCAATGCATTTCTGCGCGGTGATGTCGGACGGCACGGTGCAGTGCTGGAAACACATCGCTTTCGACGAGCTCGGCGACAGGATGAGGCCCGATTCGTTGGTACCTGTGACTATCAGCGGGATCACCAACGCCGTGGCGGTCTCCGGCAGGTGTGCGATCTTGGCCGACGGGCGCGTGCAGTGCTGGCGAGAAAACTCTGCTGCTCCGGTGACTATGACCGGAATTACCAACGCAGTGACAATAACTGGCTCCTGCGCAGTATTGGCGGACGGCCGAGTCCAGTGTTGGGACACTGACAAGTTGGACGAGGGGACCACTTCCAGCTCTTCCGTCTCGGTGAATATCCGTGGCATCACGAACGCTGTGGCGGTTTCCCGCGGCGGAGGTTACACCTGCGCGGTCTTGGCTGACGGCAGGGTGCAGTGCTGGGGACACAACGCTCAGGGCGAACTCGGTAATGGGACAACAACTAATTCGTCGGTCCCGGTCAACGTGAGCGGAATTACTAACGCCGTGGCCGTGGCGGCCAGTACGTGTAATTACACCTGCGCAGTGTTGGCTGACGGTTATGTCCAGTGCTGGGGACACAATCTTCACTTTGCCGTGCCTCGCATGAAGATGAATACTTACGCTAGTTCTTTGGTGCCGGTGACCGTGAAGGGAATCACCAACGCCGTCGCAGTCGTGGCTCTGGACCCGCACCCATGCGCCGTTCTGGCTGACGGCCGGGTGCAATGCTGGGGCTTCTTTGGCAGCGGCGGCGGAGGCATGTTGAAGACTTCTGCTCCGGTGACACTCAACACGCTCGGCAAATCTGTCCGAGTCTCCACTAAAACGACTCGGTAGGGAGACACACCATGAAAGGCGACATTGAACAAAGAACAATTGACGGAATTCGGCGGAGCCCGATTCGATCCAGAGCATCAGTGATCCTCGCCTTGGGCCTTGCTGCGGGAATGATGTCGCCAACGCTGGCTGAGACGACTAAGCCTTCCACTGGCGTCCATGGAGTGACGGGACGAGTGACCTACAGCGGGCCTCCAGAAAAACAGCCCGCTTGGCTAAAGGAGTTGAAGGATAACCCCAAGTACAGAGACCTTATACCCCGTTCCAGTTTTTGTCGTAAGGTCGCTCCGAGCGAGCTTGTAGACGGTAACTTCCCCATGTTGAAGGCGATCGAGGTTGGCGCGAAGGGAGAGCTCAAGGGGGCCATCGTCGCCGTCACCGATATCTTGGATGACAAATTCATGGCCGATTATCCTGGAACGGACGTGGTGATAGAACGATGCAGGTACTCTCCGTTTACTGGGGTGGTGGTGAAGGGAAAAAGTCTGCGCGTGGAGAACCTTGATGCAGATCCCAACGATCCAAAAGCAGTCAAAGGAGTATCCCATAACGCACACGCCTTTGAGGTGCAAGGAGTAGTATCTAAGACCATCTTCAACGTTTTTCTGCCAGAAAAAGGGTCACGGTTCGACAAACCCGTTGGCTTGAATAAAGAAAAAAAGGGATCTGAAGTTCGGCTCCAGAGTGATGATCATCCATGGGAACAGGCCTTCTTTCTGTTCGTGACCAACCCCTACTACGCTAAAGCCACGGACGATGGAACCTTTGTGATCAAGGGCGTCCCGCCGGGACGGCACAGGATTGTCGCCTGGCATCCGTTTGCTGGCCGCGCCGAAGCAGACATCGTTGTGGATGAACGCGGTTCGGCACAAGTCAACTTTGAACTGCAGAAAAGGAAAGGGGAGTCTCGACCTTCAGATTAGCAGCCCCGTTTCGCGGCGCGGTTTGCGCTCGCTATTAGATGACACTTGCTTCAGCAAGAGGAATCTCAATCAGGGCCGGACTGCTTGAGGTGGCCGACAGCGGTTTCAGTCCCTCCGCTGCGTCACCGCGAGGCGGTTTGTCCGAGAAGAGCATCACGATGCGCGATCGATCGATTTCGTCGCGAGAAGGCAGCCCGAATGCTTGGCAATACCAGGTTCCGGTAGGTCCCTGTATCGAACAGGGGATCGAGAACGGTTCGTATAAGTGCAACATGCGTCGGACATCAATGTGTTTGAGGATTCCATCCGCCAGATACGCGAGCACCGGCGCGGGAATCTGTAGAGACTCTCCTTCGTTGGTGCCTTTGAGATCGCGCAATACTGTCATTCCGCCACGGCTGGCATAGAGGACGGCGAGGCTGGATGACAGGACCACGATCGCGGAAGAGGTGTCGTGGTGCCGAACGACGCAAGTCTGATCTGCCGGCACGGCCTGTGTGTACATGGCGCCGATCTGCCTTTCGTGAAGATGAAGCCCCAGGCTCGACATCGGCGGGGCTAGGCGACGATGTTCTGCGGGATGGGAGACACTTCGTACTCGTAGCCGCGGCGTCGCAAAGAGATGATGCCGCGACGGCTTAGCGTATCGACTGTTTCGAAGATTTGGTTCCACGACAGTTGCGGTATGTCCTCAACGATCTGGTCGAGTATCACCGGATGAACCGTCTGTAGGTGATGCATCACCAGCGCTTCGTTTTCTTCCAGCGTTGACATCATGGGCGTTCCTTCCGTCACACTGTGGCTTGATTCGCTTGTTAACGTACAGACGCAGTATGACACCCGTGTCATAGGTGCGTTAATAATCGGTTACGTCTTTTTGAGGAAAACGAGGCAAGGGACCTCGTCTGCTCTCCACTTTATGCGTCCGTCCCCTCTGTTCGACCTATTGAAGCAAGCTCTTGGGAAGCATAGAGTAGAGGCATTGTTGGAGGGTATGCATGCGGGCTCTCCTTCTCTCCCTTGTGGCCTGTCTACTGGTCGGCTGTCTGTCGACAACCCGCGCACGCGAGGTCAATTGTATGAGCGTGATGATGTTGGATGTCTGGCAGGCGGATGACGATCTCAAATCTGCCGAGCAGAGATGGCACAGCGTTCAACAGGCTCGCGTCGACCGTGCACAGGCGCTGCAAGACTCCTCGGTGCGATCATTGTTCGTCAGTCACGTTTCTTCTCCTCCCGGTGCTTTTGCACCCATACCTCTGCGCGAAGAGAGCTCAAGAGGTCGGGTGTCGGAGCCGGAAGAAGAGCGGGCGCTGTATCGACAGGTCGTCGCCGCACACAATCGACAGATAGAGGCGGTAGAGTGGTACGGCCGTGTCGCTCGCCGCGTGCAGACCAGAATGGAGGAAGATGAGATCCTCAACCCCCTGCTGGGGACTCTGGTAACCTCAACGGCCATTGTGTTCTACCCTTTCATCCGCTGGAACGTACGATCAGTCCTCTGGGATGGTGTGGACCCCGACGCAGCCGATGATCCGGTGCAGGTATTTTGTGCGACACGCCTGGAGCGGGAGAACCTTGGTCCGCACCCCTAACTGCTCGTATCTTGTCGTTCGCGAGACACGCTTCACGCATCACGCTTATTCCCCGGACTGCTGAATCAGTTTTGCGACAAGGCCGGACCAACCGGTTTGATGACTTGCTCCCACGCCGGCGCCGTTGTCGCCGTGAAAGTATTCAAAGAAGGGGACGAGGTCGCGCCAGTGAGGATTGGACTGAAACTTCTCCACGCCGCCGAAGACCGGCCGTCGGCCGCTGGAATCCCGCAGAAAGATATGCGTGAGGCGCCGGGAGAGTTCGCCCGCCACCTCCCATAACGTCGCCATCCGACCGGAGCCGGTGGGGTATTCCACTTTATAGCCGTCTCCCAAGTAGTAATGAAATTTTTGTAACGACTCGATGATGAGGTAGTTGACCGGAAACCACACGGGACCACGCCAGTTTGAGTTTCCTCCGAAGAGGTTGGTGCTGGACTCAGCGGGTTCATAGTCCACCCGATGCTCTATCCCCATGACCGACAGGCTGTAGGGATGATCCTTGTGGTACCGCGACAGCGCTCTGACGCCATAGGGAGACAGGAATTCCTGCTCATCCAACATGTATCGCAACACTTTTTTCAGCCGGTGGCGACTGACCAACGATAGGAACCGCCGGACGATTCCGTCGGCTGATTGCGTCTCGACATGGATACCGAAGTCAGGACGATTCTCGATGAACCACTGCATCCGGTGTTTGAATCGCGGCAAACTGTCGATCAGGTCTGATTCTAGCGTCTCCACGGCGAAGAGCGGAATCAACCCGACCATCGAGCGAACCTTGAGGGGATGGTTCTGTCCGTCAGGGAGGTGCAGGACGTCATAGAAGAAGCCGTCCTCCTTGTTCCAGAGCTCGATTTTTTCCTCTCCGATGTTGTTGATCGCCCGGCAGATGTAGACGAAATGCTCGAAGAACTTGCTGGCGACATCCTCATAGGCGCGGTTGTCGCGTGCGAGTTCCAGCGCGATCGTCAGCATGTTGAGGCAATACATGCCCATCCAGCTGGTGGCGTCCGATTGTTCAATGTGGCCGCCGGTCGGGACCGGCGCGCTACGGTCGAAGACGCCGATATTATCGAGACCGAGAAAGCCGCCTTGAAAGATATTCTTCCCTTCTGTGTCTTTACGATTCACCCACCAGGTGAAATTTAACAGCAGCTTGTGGAAGACCCGTTCTAAGAAAACGCGGTCGCTGATGCCCGTACGTTTCTTGTCGATCTTGTAGACACGCCAGGCTGCCCAGGCATGGACCGGAGGATTCACGTCGCCGAAGGCCCATTCATACGCCGGGATCTGTCCGTTGGGATGCATGTACCATTCGCGGAGCATCAGAACGAGCTGCTCCTTGGCGAACGTCGGATCGACCAACGCGAAGGGGATGCAATGAAAAGCCAAGTCCCATGCGGCGTACCAGGGATATTCCCATTTGTCCGGCATTGAAATGACGTCGGCGTTGAAGAGGTGGGTCCAGTCAGAATTGCGGCCGTGGAGTCGTTCCCGAGGCGGTTCGGGTCCCATCGGATCACCCTTCAGCCAACGGTTCACGTCGTAGTGATAGAACTGCTTGCTCCACAGAAGACCTGCGAACGCCTGCCGTTGCACCTGTCTGGCATCTTCGGACAAATCGGAGGGAGCCAGACCGCCATAAAATTCATCCGCCTCTCGGCGGCGTTGCGCGAAGACCGCGTCAAACTCCTTTCCTGACACGGCGACACTCTCTGAATGATTGGTAAACCGGAGCCGGATCGTCGAGGTCGCGCCTGGTCCAAGATTCAGCACATAGTGAGCGGACACCTTCGTACCAATTTGATCCGGATTGACCGCCCCCTTGTCTCCATGCACGATGTAATCGTTGATACTGTCCTTCACATAGCGCGAGCCGTCCGGATCACCATACAGTTTCCTTGTATTCGTCTCGTTCTCGGTGAAGAGCAGCTCCGGACCGCCCTGACAGAGAAGACGGCGGTACCCGTAGTAATCATGGTCGCATTCGATGACACTGGCATCTGTGAAAGGCTCTCCTTTGCGGAACCGGGGCCGGCGGAGATCAAGCCCCCACGACCAGGTATTTCGGAACCAGATGGTCGGGAGCACCGTCAGTTCAGCAGCATCGGATCCGCGATTGATGACCTGGATCTGGACGAGCACGTCCTCTGGAGCGGCTTTCGCGTATTCCACAAATACGTCGAAGTAGCGGTCTCCCTCGAAGACGCCCGTATCAATCAGTTCAAATTCCAAATCCTTCCGTCCGCGTCGTTGGTTTTCTTCGAGGAGGTACGTGTAGGGGAACTCGCCCTGCGGGTACTTGTAGAGGTATTTCATATAAGAGTGGGTCGGCGTGGAATCCAGGTAAAAGTAATAGTCTTTGACGTCTTCGCCGTGGTTGCCTTGGTTTCCGGTCAGACCAAAGATCCGTTCTTTGAGCATGGGATCTCGTCCATTCCACAACGCGAGCGCGAAACAGATCATCTGGTGGCGATCGCAGATACCCGCCAGACCGTCCTCGTTCCAACGGTAGGCGCGTGAGCGGGCGTGTTCATGAGGGAAGGCGTCCCAGGCCGCGCCATTGGGGCTATAGTCTTCGCGCACCGTGCCCCACGCACGTTCACTGAGATAAGGACCCCATCGTTTCCAATGCTGATGTCTGTGGGCGTCTTGGTCGAGTCGCTGTTGTTCCGCGTTCAGTGACGGCGGGCTCGACGGAATGTCTCGGTCCGGACGAAGCATATGACTCCTCAATGAAATGTCTTGTTGAATAGACGGCGAGGCAACCTCATTCTGACAATGCTAGTGTGTGACTCTTGTGGTTGCAAGCTTCTGATAGATACAGCGAATGGTTCTCCCGTCGGTCGGAACCGTCGATCGGGGCGTTATCTGTTTGGTGAGGAATTTTGTGGGGCTCACGAGGACGTTCAGCGGGGATTCTGCGGCTGTTGGCCGGCACGCCGGATGAGCGACGGTCGCGGAGTCTTATGATCGTTCCGCTGAGATGCCTTGAATCAGCCGTTCGGTTTCCTGGTACCCGCCCTCGCCGATGCTGACGTATCGAATGGTGCCTTGCTTGTCAATCAGATACATCACCGGCCAGTCGTGATTCCCATACGGGTTCCCGGTGAACGGAAGGGATTCCCGCCGACCTGAAGGAGAAGACCCTCTTGTTGCTTGAGGGCGAGGGTTCTGTCAGTGGCAGTCGGGGAATACTTCGTACCTCTCATGTGTATTTTCCCCCAAGACTTCACTTTGTCGACGGAGTATACTGGCAGTTATTCATCCACTCACCGGCAAGCGTGTGGAGTCGCAATCGTGAGACTCGCTTCTCGCCAGACACACGCCGTCATTCGCCAGGCAACAGTCCCTCTCATCCATTCCAGGCTCGACCTTCTCTGGAGGGTCGCTCATCACCTCAGGAGGTGTACTCATGTCCATCTCGCGGACTTTGAAAGAATATCTTGACCGGGAACATGTCTATTACAACGTGTTGCCCCACCGAGAGGCCTATCGCGCGGCCGTGCTTGCCGAGGTGCTCCAGACGCCGGTTCGGGAGATGGCCAAGGTGGTGATCCTCAAGGTGGACCACCGGTATGTGATGACCGTCCTCCCGGCCGGCTTGCACGTTGATCTCCACCGCCTCCGGGACGTCTTCATGACCAACCACGTTCGACTCGCGACGGAGCAGGAATTCAAGGGGCTCTTTCCGGATTGCGAGCTGGGTGCGATGCCGCCGTTCGGCCCCCTCTACGGCCTGCCGGTGTACGTCGATCGCTCGCTCACGGAGGACGAGTATATCGTCTTCGAAGCGGGGACCCATTCTGAAGCGATCCGCATGCGGTACTGGGACTTCGCCACACTTGTGTTCCCGGTGGTCGAGGAATTTCACCGCTCACCCTCAGCGGTCGGGTAGGGTCTCGAATAGATCAGACGAATTGAGCGCCTGCTCGAAGTCGAGCTGCCAAGCGACGGTGAGACGCGCGACCACGTTGTCTCCCTTTTTCATCACGAGCGCGATCGTCGGACGAATTTCGGCTGGAGCCGCGATGAATTGGCCACCAGCTTGCCTCAGATCCCCGCATACCATTCATACCCTTGATCCTCCCAATACCCGCCACGTCCATCTCCAATGCCGGCCAGGGTTTCGACCAGTTCGATCTTCATCACGTACTTGGCATGCTTGTACCCCAGCTGCCGTTCGAACCGGAGGCGCAACGGGGCTCCGTGCGGGACAT
It encodes:
- a CDS encoding tetratricopeptide repeat protein — its product is MLVQVPWLAMLVLLPHAVPTDTGRGVVHSVQHADSPTPGPTEEDLGAEFRRSREMLRASPEFQGDTADAHYRLGKALHHRGDMVGGAEEYRLALRRDPRLGDAYRDLGALLLDWHDYPGAIAALEQAVQLGQQDAETYYWLGRGLMGKSDWPAAAAAFETATRMKPDDAEAYADLGLVRMVQGDVTGATEALRASIELKPDNADAHALLETLTLHHSDRDQAIQAAQKVLAVMFRR
- a CDS encoding YbaK/EbsC family protein, which gives rise to MSISRTLKEYLDREHVYYNVLPHREAYRAAVLAEVLQTPVREMAKVVILKVDHRYVMTVLPAGLHVDLHRLRDVFMTNHVRLATEQEFKGLFPDCELGAMPPFGPLYGLPVYVDRSLTEDEYIVFEAGTHSEAIRMRYWDFATLVFPVVEEFHRSPSAVG
- a CDS encoding carboxypeptidase-like regulatory domain-containing protein, whose translation is MKGDIEQRTIDGIRRSPIRSRASVILALGLAAGMMSPTLAETTKPSTGVHGVTGRVTYSGPPEKQPAWLKELKDNPKYRDLIPRSSFCRKVAPSELVDGNFPMLKAIEVGAKGELKGAIVAVTDILDDKFMADYPGTDVVIERCRYSPFTGVVVKGKSLRVENLDADPNDPKAVKGVSHNAHAFEVQGVVSKTIFNVFLPEKGSRFDKPVGLNKEKKGSEVRLQSDDHPWEQAFFLFVTNPYYAKATDDGTFVIKGVPPGRHRIVAWHPFAGRAEADIVVDERGSAQVNFELQKRKGESRPSD
- a CDS encoding NAD(P)/FAD-dependent oxidoreductase, with product MPRKRVVIIGGGFGGLTVAQSLRTADVVLVDRTNHHLFQPLLYQVATAALSPGDIAWPLRTIFRRRLHVRVMMDEVLSIDRAARLLRLRESGPIAFDVLILAPGSRHSYFGHDSWEQSAPGLKTMADAVQLREKMLLTFEEAARQRAATPTETRLTFVIVGGGPTGVELAGALAEIGRKALGPDFPTLRLEDLAILLVEAGPRILPGFSSDLSANAATALERMGVTIKLNSPVTDVRSDGVMIGDEFIQSTNIIWAAGNKASPLLTSLAVSQDGAGRVKVRPDLTIPGDPWVFVIGDAAHCIGSDGNPLPALAPVAMQQGRYVAKLIRYETPPEQRRPFAYADRGMLATIGRAQAVAQIGPFHFSGLMAWLLWCIVHIFFLIGFRNRVRVMLEWMWYYITFKPGARVIYQLPQLPRGQFPPEK
- a CDS encoding glucosidase, yielding MLRPDRDIPSSPPSLNAEQQRLDQDAHRHQHWKRWGPYLSERAWGTVREDYSPNGAAWDAFPHEHARSRAYRWNEDGLAGICDRHQMICFALALWNGRDPMLKERIFGLTGNQGNHGEDVKDYYFYLDSTPTHSYMKYLYKYPQGEFPYTYLLEENQRRGRKDLEFELIDTGVFEGDRYFDVFVEYAKAAPEDVLVQIQVINRGSDAAELTVLPTIWFRNTWSWGLDLRRPRFRKGEPFTDASVIECDHDYYGYRRLLCQGGPELLFTENETNTRKLYGDPDGSRYVKDSINDYIVHGDKGAVNPDQIGTKVSAHYVLNLGPGATSTIRLRFTNHSESVAVSGKEFDAVFAQRRREADEFYGGLAPSDLSEDARQVQRQAFAGLLWSKQFYHYDVNRWLKGDPMGPEPPRERLHGRNSDWTHLFNADVISMPDKWEYPWYAAWDLAFHCIPFALVDPTFAKEQLVLMLREWYMHPNGQIPAYEWAFGDVNPPVHAWAAWRVYKIDKKRTGISDRVFLERVFHKLLLNFTWWVNRKDTEGKNIFQGGFLGLDNIGVFDRSAPVPTGGHIEQSDATSWMGMYCLNMLTIALELARDNRAYEDVASKFFEHFVYICRAINNIGEEKIELWNKEDGFFYDVLHLPDGQNHPLKVRSMVGLIPLFAVETLESDLIDSLPRFKHRMQWFIENRPDFGIHVETQSADGIVRRFLSLVSRHRLKKVLRYMLDEQEFLSPYGVRALSRYHKDHPYSLSVMGIEHRVDYEPAESSTNLFGGNSNWRGPVWFPVNYLIIESLQKFHYYLGDGYKVEYPTGSGRMATLWEVAGELSRRLTHIFLRDSSGRRPVFGGVEKFQSNPHWRDLVPFFEYFHGDNGAGVGASHQTGWSGLVAKLIQQSGE